A section of the Enterobacter sp. C2 genome encodes:
- a CDS encoding tRNA/rRNA methyltransferase gives MNDELKNKSGKVKVMYVRSDDDSDKRTHNPRTGKGGGRPGSSRADGGRRPARDERKPFGRDRDRDNERDGGSPWRTVSRPPVSESVRDEEESASGKPVIDPEVIRRQRAEETRVYGENACQALFQSRPDCIVRAWFVQSVTPRFKEALRWMAANRKAYHVVDEAELAKASGTEHHGGVCFIIKKRSGISVQQWVSQAGEQDCVLALEDVGNPHNLGAMMRSCAHFGVKGVVLQDAGIIESGAAVRTAEGGAEHVQAITGDSVLDALDAFRKAGYTIVTTSSHEGTPLYQAEMPKKMVLVLGQERDGLSDAAMASADLSLAIPGTGNVESLNVSVATGVLLAEWWRQNKA, from the coding sequence GATGATGATTCTGATAAACGTACCCATAACCCGCGTACCGGGAAGGGGGGCGGACGTCCGGGATCGTCTCGTGCAGACGGTGGCCGTCGCCCCGCCCGCGATGAGAGAAAACCTTTTGGTCGCGATCGTGACCGTGATAACGAGCGTGACGGCGGATCGCCGTGGCGCACCGTCTCCCGCCCGCCTGTTAGCGAATCGGTAAGGGACGAGGAGGAGTCAGCCAGCGGCAAGCCGGTTATCGATCCTGAAGTGATCCGTCGCCAGCGCGCTGAAGAGACACGCGTTTACGGTGAAAACGCCTGTCAGGCGCTGTTCCAGAGCCGCCCGGATTGCATCGTCCGCGCCTGGTTTGTCCAGAGCGTGACGCCGCGCTTCAAAGAGGCGCTGCGCTGGATGGCAGCTAACCGCAAGGCCTACCATGTGGTAGACGAGGCCGAGCTGGCAAAAGCGTCCGGAACCGAACACCACGGTGGCGTCTGCTTTATTATCAAAAAGCGTAGCGGTATCTCCGTGCAGCAGTGGGTGAGCCAGGCGGGCGAGCAGGATTGCGTCCTGGCGCTGGAGGATGTAGGCAACCCGCACAACCTCGGCGCGATGATGCGTAGCTGCGCACACTTCGGCGTGAAAGGGGTGGTGCTGCAGGACGCGGGAATTATCGAGTCTGGCGCAGCGGTACGTACCGCTGAGGGCGGGGCCGAGCACGTGCAGGCGATAACCGGTGACAGCGTGCTCGATGCGCTGGATGCCTTCCGCAAAGCGGGCTACACCATTGTGACCACCTCCAGCCATGAAGGTACGCCGCTTTATCAGGCCGAGATGCCGAAGAAGATGGTGCTGGTGTTAGGCCAGGAGCGTGACGGTCTCTCCGATGCGGCGATGGCCAGCGCCGATCTGAGTCTTGCTATTCCGGGCACCGGCAACGTTGAAAGCCTTAACGTCTCCGTGGCGACCGGCGTTCTGCTCGCCGAGTGGTGGCGTCAGAACAAAGCGTAA
- the ung gene encoding uracil-DNA glycosylase, with the protein MTTSQTWHDVLAEEKKQPYFTNTLNAVAAEREAGVTVYPPQKDVFNAFRFTELGDVKVVILGQDPYHGPGQAHGLAFSVRPGVATPPSLLNMYKELESSIPGFTRPTHGYLESWARQGVLLLNTVLTVRAGHAHSHASLGWETFTDKVIALINEHRENVVFLLWGSHAQKKGAIIDGQRHHILKAPHPSPLSAHRGFFGCHHFVLANEWLEQHGEKPIDWMPILPAESE; encoded by the coding sequence ATGACCACTTCGCAAACATGGCACGACGTGCTGGCTGAAGAGAAAAAGCAGCCCTACTTTACTAATACGCTTAACGCAGTAGCCGCCGAACGCGAGGCTGGCGTGACGGTTTACCCGCCACAGAAGGATGTGTTCAACGCCTTTCGCTTCACCGAGCTGGGGGATGTGAAGGTGGTGATCCTCGGTCAGGATCCCTATCACGGGCCGGGACAGGCACACGGCCTGGCCTTCTCCGTCCGCCCCGGCGTCGCTACGCCCCCGTCGCTGCTCAATATGTACAAAGAGCTGGAGAGCTCAATTCCGGGATTTACCCGGCCGACGCACGGCTATCTGGAGAGCTGGGCACGTCAGGGTGTGCTGTTGCTCAACACGGTGCTGACCGTGCGCGCAGGCCATGCGCACTCTCATGCCAGCCTCGGCTGGGAGACCTTTACCGATAAGGTGATTGCTCTGATTAACGAGCACCGTGAGAACGTTGTGTTTTTACTGTGGGGATCCCACGCGCAGAAGAAAGGGGCGATTATTGACGGCCAGCGCCACCATATCCTGAAAGCGCCTCACCCTTCACCGCTGTCGGCGCACCGGGGATTTTTTGGCTGTCACCATTTTGTACTGGCTAATGAGTGGCTGGAGCAGCACGGCGAGAAGCCGATTGACTGGATGCCGATTCTGCCGGCAGAGAGCGAATAG